TCACAATCGTCATGATGACAGCCAGCGCGGAGCCGTAGCCGATGCTCATATGGGTGAAGACGACTTTGACCAGATAGGTGGTCACGATCTCGGTTGAATTATAAGGCCCGCCGTTCGTCATGACATAGAACAGATCGAAGGACTGGAAGCCGGTGAGCACACACAGCATAATGCCGGTCTCCACCAGATTACGGATCATCGGGACTTTAATCTTGAAGAAGATCTGTGCTTCCCCCGCGCCGTCCAGATAGGCCGATTCATAGACTTCTTTGGAGATGCGCTGGATGCCGGAATAGAAGATGGTCATATAAAAGCCTGCGTACACCCAGCCGGACACGATACAGATGGCATAAAGCGCGGTATCGGGGTTGCCCAGCCAGACACGGGTCCAGCTCGCAAGGCCGATTTTCTCCAGGAGGATATTAATAAGGCCGAAATCGGAATTATAGACGAACTTCCATAGATAGGAGACGACAATCATCGGCAGCATGACAGGCACGAAGAAGGCAAGCCGGAAGATGCCGCTGCCCTTGCGGCCCATCGTGATTAAGCCTGCCAGTCCGAGTCCGGCAATGACCTCAACGAAGACCGTAGCCACAATATAGATCAGCGTGTGTCCGTAGGAGTTAATGTAGACCTGGTCCTGAAAAGCGCGGATATAATTGTCGAAGCCGGTGAAATGCATCGTGCCGATCCCGTTCCAGTCATAGAAGCTGAATACGAACGTCATCAGGACGGGGACAAGGACCACGAAGCCAAACAGCAGGAGGGCTGGAGAGATGAACAGGTAGGGAGAGAGCTTATTGCTTCGGCCGGACATGGGGCCACCTCCAATTCTTGATGTACAAGGAAAAACTTCATTTCCGCTTACCAGATGAAGCCGCCTTGCGGCGGCTTCACCGTTATTTCAGCGGGGCGATGGTGGTCTCCAGCTCAGCCAGAGCATCTTCAGGGGACTCAGCGCCGCCGATCACCTTAGAGGTGGCCATATTAAGCGCGTTGGCGACCTCAATGGAATAGCCGGTATCGGGCGGCGACACCAGCACCGGGGCATTCTCCATCAGATCGTTCAATTCAAGTGAGAGCGGAAGCATGGTCTCTTTGTCGATCCCGTCCTTGGTAATCGGCACAGCACCGGCGTCAGAGAGCTTTTTGGAGGATTCGGGAGAGCTGTAGAGCTTCATGAATTCAATGGCCTCGTCGATCAGCTTGGAGTTTTTATTGACGACCATTCCGTTCAGTACGCCAATCACACTGTCCTGATTGCCCTTGCCGTCCGGCATAGCCGGTGTATTGAAGTAGCCCAGCTCAAGGTCGGGGGTTTCTTCTACTGCGGTCGCAGCCAGCCAGCTGCCGATCGGATGCATTGCGCCACTGCCGTTCAGGAACAGCATATCCGCTTCACTGTCGCTGGCGGCAGTGATATTCTCATTAATGTAGCCTTTGTCCCAGAGCTCCTTCACATAACCATAAGCCTTGACGAAATCAGGGGAATTGAACGGCTGCTTCAGCTGCATC
This region of Paenibacillus sp. FSL K6-1096 genomic DNA includes:
- a CDS encoding sugar ABC transporter permease — protein: MSGRSNKLSPYLFISPALLLFGFVVLVPVLMTFVFSFYDWNGIGTMHFTGFDNYIRAFQDQVYINSYGHTLIYIVATVFVEVIAGLGLAGLITMGRKGSGIFRLAFFVPVMLPMIVVSYLWKFVYNSDFGLINILLEKIGLASWTRVWLGNPDTALYAICIVSGWVYAGFYMTIFYSGIQRISKEVYESAYLDGAGEAQIFFKIKVPMIRNLVETGIMLCVLTGFQSFDLFYVMTNGGPYNSTEIVTTYLVKVVFTHMSIGYGSALAVIMTIVIAVIGLVAGRINKKDSSVLEY